One Candidatus Aquicultor sp. genomic window, GGGAGATATGAATACCTGGTCTGATCTAACCGCCCGCGTCGCAATGGCCGGCGGTGCGACCTCAAAGGACATCGCACAGATGTCGTTCGGCTACGGCCTTTTTACGGGCGGCTTCGGTATGCACGCGGGCCTTGAGCGCATCGGGGCCTCGGTCGTCCCGGTTTCAACCGGCAACACAAAACGCCAGCTCATGCTCATGGAAGACTTTGGGACAACAGTGCTCGTAAGTACGCCTTCATATGCCCTACATATCGCGGAAGTCGGCGCAGAGATGGGCGTAGATTTCTCTAAACTGCCGCTTCGCGTGGGTCTATTCGGCGCTGAACGCTGCACTGAAAAAATGCGCACGGAGATTGAATCGAAGATGCTTATCTCGGCGACCGATAATTACGGTCTCACCGAGGTTATGGGCCCGGGTGTCGCCGGAGAGTGTGAGAGGAAGAACGGCATGCACATCAACGAAGATCATTTTCTCGTTGAGACTATCGATCCCGAGACAGGCAAGCCGCTACCGCGAGGCAGCGTAGGCGAGCTCGTGTTTACAACGCTTACCAAAGAAGCATTTCCCGTCATCCGATACCGCACACGCGACTTAACGCGTATTATCGATGAACCGTGTGAGTGCGGCCGAACGCTCGCCAGGATGGAAAAGATCCAAGGCAGAACCGACGACATGCTCATCATTCGCGGGGTAAACGTATTCCCGTCACAGATAGAGAGCGTTTTATACGAGATAGAAGGCATCGATCCGCATTATTTGCTAATAGTTGACCGTAAGGGCGCAATGGATATGATGGAACTCATGATCGAGGTCTCAAGCGATATATTCCCCGGTGATTGGAAAGGCCTCGAGAAATTTGAGAAAAAAGTTGAGGAGCAGCTTAATACTGTGCTAGGCCTGAAGGTTAAGGTAAAACTAGTCGAGCCTAAGACAATCGAGCGAACTAGCGGTAAAGCAAAAAGAGTTATAGATAAGAGAGAACTATAGCTTTATAATAAAAAACATCATAAAGCATCACCAAGCACCACCACTGTAACGCCGGAAACAACCAGACACTTGCTAGCATAGAGGAAAGGGTTACCGTGAAGCTTCTTGGCAACGGGTCGCGCATAAAAAATAGCGAAGGGAAAACTTTAAATAGAATCGTCATGCAGCATCTCAGCGCGTGGGTAATCCTTCTGTTCGTTGGCGCCGTAATTTGGCAGATGGCATCGCCGGTAATTCCAAACCAACAGGCGTTTTATGCGGGACAGGAGTCAGAGGCTACCGTAACCGCTATCGGTCAAACACCGGCCGCGAGCACCGAAACCGCTTCAGCGATAGGCTCAACAAAAAAAGCGCAAGCCACAAAAGCGGCTGTAAAAGGTACCACTATTACAACAGTAGCAGGGCCGAAAACAACAAGTAAGACGGCCCCGGCCAAAGGGCGCGTGAGAATAATCGTTGAAGCGCTTAATATACGCGTAGCGCCCGACATAACCAGCCAAGTTATCGATAGCATAGGAATGGGCGAGACGGTCAATGTTATCGGCACAAGCGGAAATTGGCTTAAAGTTAGAACAGATACCGCTGTCGAAGGTTATATAAGCGCTAGCATGGCGGAACCGGTTAAGTAGGCGATATCACAGCACAAGATCGCGTCTAAACAGGAGAGCACGTATAACATACGTATTGAATAATTATTGAGAAGCATAAGATGAAGCAAGAGACGTATCAGCGGAGAGAACATGCAAGAGAAGAATTATAACCACAACAAGGCAAAGACAACCAATCTAGCATTAGACTGTTATCGGGCGCGCGTAATAAAAGTACACGAAGAGCGACCCGTAGACCTCGACTGGCGCGAAGATATCTTATATACGGCGCCGAAAGCCTATCCAAGTAAGTTGATGACAAGTTACCGGGTTCAGGTGCTGGCGCCCGATAAAACGATCCACGAACTAGCGAACCTCCGGGACAGGGCGGAGGCAAGGAAGCGCATACGGTCCGTGCGGCACGATCTTAAGCGTCTCACGAAGATGGAATTTAATAAGAAATATGATATCGTTGATACAACAGACACCGACATTGCCGTCGGCCCAATAATTATCGATGAAGCGCTTTATGGCAATGCGATGCTGTTTACCGGCGTACAACACAGCAAGAATCCGCGGAATAATATGTAATCACAATGTTACAATAGCACCTTTGTTGGGGCGGGGAAGAACCATGACACGGCGAGCACAAGTTGTAGCAATCATAGGACTAGCATTACCATTATATGGTATCTTGTGGTATGTCGCGGGTGCGTTTTTGTCGATCGGCATAAACCTTATCGCGGTCGCAATAGCAATCAGTATCGCGTATCTTTTTCTCGAAGCGCTTTCATGCCAGAGCGTTAGAGGAAGTATACTCAAGATAAACCTACGGAGAAAACTAGACATAAAAGAAGTCGCTCGCATAATAGGGCCAATAGCCCTGTTGCCGGCCGCCTCTATCATTATCGCCCAACAGTCCCTTGCCAGTTCGGTAAAACCCCTTCGGCTATACGTTCTCTTTGTCCTGCTATTTTTAGTAGGTTGGGCAATGGGAACGGTCGAGACCGCCAACCTCATAGACGAGGACGAGAAAAACGAGGCATTGTAGTAAAGATTAAATCCAAGTAAACTCCTATCCGGCCGCGAACACACGTTCGTGATGCGGGCGATCTTTATTATATCGGCTGTTATGAGGGGCGGATTGTGAGTAATACTCTAAATCTGAAGAGCGGTTGTGCAAATAATCATTGCGGCGGAAAGACCGTTGCCGGGAGCTTATCTCCGAGAAATAGCTGGTAGCAAGTAGGAAAATGAAACAAAATGAGAGAAATATGCCTAGATATGGATTCGCCGGTAAACGGATGATTGAATAGAGATTACGCAAATTGCGCCCGAGTCGCAATGCAAACACCGAAATTGTAACCGGTATGTTACAAGTCTGACGAGGAATATCGTAAGTTAACATAAGACATATTATGGTAAGCAATACGCCGTTGTGATTATATCGACAATCGAGTTTTGGCCGCACCAGTTCGTCGAAATACTGTTTCACTTTAGTTTCTAAATCATCGATGCTTTTGAAAATATTCCCGAAATTTAGGCGCTCTCAAATCCGTTCTAAGACACTTTTAAATTACGCCCATACATTTATATTGCCTATTTTTCGCTTACCCACTCTGCTTGCTATCGCCAACCAACGTTTCGGTCAATGAATTCCGAATGTCTTAGATCTTTGCGTGGTTGCATTGAGGTCGGTACGGCGATTCTCTAATAATACGAAGCCAATAGTATGAAATCAGCATACCGCAGATAAGCCATTGAGGAAGTCGATAATCATTTCCCAGGTTGCCGGATCGAAGAACTAGTTACCGTGTCCAGATTCGAGCAGATCTAGCATGCGCCTGTTTCCTAACATTATGCTGCCAGCCCACGTTCGCGCACATCAGCAGACCCGGCTTTACATCCTCGCTTGCTGTGCAGCAAGTCGATAAATGCTTCCAACCTGGTCAGCGTTCCCGCCCGGCCTGTCTGTTCGTCTATGACAAACGATATGATCGGTATATCCAGGTCTTTGCTTATCCGCGGTAAAATCGATTTTGCGATAGTGTCGGGCATGCAGGTAAACGGACCCAGCTCGACAATGCCGTCGAATCCATCCTTAGCGTAGATGGCTGCATTCCCCACGCTGGTTAAGCCTTCCCCTCCGACGAAATGATTGAGATATGGTCTGGCTGCCCGTGCTATCTCGGCATCGCTTACGCCCTTGACCTCATTCTTATCCGACGGGCTTATCCAGTCGGTTAAATAAAGCGAGCGCTCGACCGAAACACCCTTATTTCCCAGGTATTCTTCGATATCAAAATTTATAAACGGCTCTAGCAAGATGTAAAACTCACCGACGATGCCAACTTTTAGCGGTCTGCGGCTCATATCCTTTTCGACTGCTTCAAGCTGAGCGAACGCCAATCGTGATGCTTCTTCTATCTCTTGCTGGGTCTTTGCCGGCTTCATAATTTCGAGGGCTTGCTTATATGCCTTGGTCGAATCGCCTTTATTCACTTCATATGCTCTGAACTTCAAGACATATTGCTCGAGCCGGTCGAGAATTCGTCCTTTCGTAAAGCTGGTACTGATTATCTTATATATCTGATACACCGACTTGCCCGGTGCAAGCAGGCGCAATGTATCTATAAATCGTTTCCAGCCCAAGACGGGTGGCTCGATTATTATCATGTCGAATTTATAGCCCGCGTCCCGCAAAACGAGTCTTTGGATCTGAGCATAATAACCTAAGCGACATGGCCCGATTCCACCGACCATCAAGAGCGTGTCAGCACCGGCTTCGATGGCCTCGATAAAGTTGCCAATCATTATCTTCATTGGCAAACACGCAAGTTCTGGCGCGTAACGTAAACCCAGCTGCATGGTCTTATCAGCAGTCTTGGGCGGCACCATATAGTCGATGCCCGTTCTATCAAGGAGGTCGGAGACTATAAGATCGAGCTTGCCCAGCTGTGGAAAAGTGGCTAACATGTCGGCGTCCCCCGTATCTTCATCACACCCCTAAGTCCAGTCGCAAAATATCGTATTTCGCGCATGCAGAACACAAAAGATTGCAGGCTATAAGTCCTTGCTTAGATGCTTACCTACAGACCGGCTAATTCAGAGGATACCCTCAGACACAGTTTTTAAACAGAGCGCTTAGTATGCTTAAGATCGCATCCTTCGAATTTAAAAGAAGAGCATTGAAAAGAGTGGCTGTCAGAGAGAGGTTTAGTGCAACACTCCTGTCAAACACGGCTCGCATTCATCGGCTTTAGGCTGTCGCTCTGAATTCGATGCCTGGCTATTACTCCACTTGCCGCAGCGATCCCCCCAGCGTGCGAGAATTGCATTGTCGCTTTGCATCTCGATAACCTCGCACCGGTTCGCGCAGCCACCGCACTCAAAGCTCGACGCAGCAAACGAGAGTTCGCTTACTTCAAAACCTTTAAACGCCGTTGCACCGGTGATCTCCACCTCTTCCTGCGCCAGAAGTGCGGCGCCGATCGCTCCCATAACCCCGAAATAAGGTGGCACGGCTACCTGCTGACCAAGCGCCTTTTCAAACGCGGCCTTGATACCTTTATTCGCTGCTACCCCGCCCTGAAACACCACAGCGCCTAACACCTGTTTGCCGCGCCCAACGTTATTAAGGTAATTGCGCACCAGCGCCTCGCAGAGCCCAGCGATGATGTCTTCAAGCGCACACCCTGTCTGCTGCTTATGAATCATATCCGACTCGGCGAATACGCCGCAGCGCCCGGCGATGCGTACCGGGTGTGAGGCGCGAAGCGCGATGTCACCAAACTGCTCGATCGGTATCTTCAAGCGGGATGCCTGATGGTCGAGAAACGACCCTGTTCCGGCTGCGCACACGGTGTTCATGGCAAAATCAATGACAACACCGTCGCGTATGATGATGATCTTCGAATCTTGTCCGCCGATCTCGAGCACGGTCTGCGCATCGGGCACGATTTTCAATGCTGCGACCGAGTGAGCGGTGATCTCATTCTTGACCGTATCGGCACCCACCATGATACCGGCCAGCTGGCGGGCGCTACCGGTAGCACCGACGCCTTCGATGGTTATATTGCTGTCGAGCCTGCCTGATAGCTCGCGCATGCCGTCCTGTACCGCCTGGATAGGCCTTCCGTCGGTTCGTATGTAGATGCTATCGATTACGTCACCGCTCGCGTTAATGACCGCAAGATTCGTGCTGACCGAGCCCACGTCTATTCCTAAATAAGCCTGCAACTGTTCAACCCCCTATTGATATTCCGCTACGTGTAAATACGCTCACTCATTTATATAGTGTCGAGCTGCCGTACTACTCAGTTTCGGCTCGACCAGTTGATCTTCGTCAGATTGCCGGATAGGGTCACCGTCATCGCAGGCGTTTTTGCGCTGCAGAGCGGTGTGCCGGCGGGCTAACAAATCCGCAAATGCTTCGAGCCGCGTGACGAACCCGGCTTTGCCGGTCTGCTCGTCAAGGCTTATCGAGAGAACCGGTATAGAAAAATCGCGGCTGACTCGCTCGAGCACACTTTTTGCGACGATCTCCGGTATGCAGGTAAACGGCGAGAGCTGGATGACGCCGTCAAAGCCCCGTTCGGCGTATTGAATCGCGTGCGCCACCGAGTCTTGCCCATGGCCGCCGATCATTTCGCCCAGGTAGCTCAAGGCGACCTGTTCGAGGCGCTCTTGATTCTTGCGCCCCGGCTTCTTAAATAGCTTGCTTTCTTTGGTCCAGCCCGCTAGATATATCGAACGCTCCGTCTCGACACCCATTTCGCCCAGTGTTTCTTCAATCTCAAGGTTGGCGGACGGCTCGAGTAAAACGTAAATCTCACCCACAATACCGACTCGCAGCGGCTCGAACCCCGGTTTAAGCGGGACATCCGTCAGTACTTGCTCGGCACGTTGCTCGGCCTCTTCAAGATCGGAGAGCGTCTTCACCTGGTTGATAATGGCGGTCGCCTTCTTAAATGCCTTTGTCGTCGAGCCCAGTACCGCTTCCCGGGCGCGCACGCGGTGCGATATCCGCTCGATATGATCGAGCGCGATGATTTTCTTCCAGGCATACCACACCAGTTTGGCTACGTGCCACTTCGAGAAACCGTTCGCGTTGAGTGCCTCGATCTTTCCGATGAAGTCACGTAGGTCGACACGCGGCGGCTCGAGCACGATCAAATCGACGTCAAGATGGAGCTCGTTTAGGATGAATTGGTGAATTTCGCAGTACAGACCGGCGCGACATGGGCCGACGCCGCCCGTGCTGACAATCGTATCGGCACCTTTTTCAATAGCCTCTAAATAGCTTCCGGTAATAATTTTAAGCGGCAGACATGCAAATTCCGGCGAATGCTCGGCGCCGAGCGAGAGCGTGAACCGGTTCGGGCGCGGTGGAACCACTACATCATTACCGAGGTTGATGAGAAGTTCTTTAAATACTGCGTGTGATTGTCCCATGTACGGAAAAGTCACGGTGCGCTTGCGTCGCTTAAAGGAGCGTGCGCTCTTAATTGGTTGTTGCAACAGTTGCCGCCCCCTTCCGCACTGCATGTCGAAGGCGTGGCGTAATAAGCTCGTCGATCGACGGTTTCTTCTCAGAGACACGCTGTCGCCGTCGCACCATATCGGTAAACGCCTCGAGCCGGGTCATGAGGCCGGCCTCACCTGTATGCTCGTCGATCATAAGCGTCATAAACGGTACCGACGGGTGTTCTTTTGCTATACCGCCAATAACCCTGTTGACGATTGAATCGGGCCCACAGCTAAATGCGGTGACATGAATCAGCCCGTCGACCGTATCGTCATATTCAAAGTAGTGGTGCGCCGCAAGAACCGCCTGCTCGCTGTAAGTCCAAAACATGTTTTTATACAGTTTTTGCTGCTGCGCCTGCAGATCGTTCTTAGAAATCGTGTTGGCGGTCAGCGGCATTACCCGCATATCGCGCAGCTTATTGAGCAGATCAAGGCTTATGTAAGGATCGTATATTTCGTAGGGGTACCCGATAACGGCAAATCGCAGGTCGTATGCGTCCGTATCCATAGCAGGCCCAGCTATACCGGGCTCGTTACGGGTTGTACGTTCGGGGTTAGCCAAAACCTTTATCGCAGCGGCCGGCGCAACGCCGGCGTGCAAGAGCTCGCTATACCGCCTATGATCTGCCAAAGCGGCCTCAAGTGCCTGTTTAACCCGGCGATTATTGCACGATAACCTGTTACCTACCTCGAGCGCCACGCGCTTTAGCTCGCGCTTATTATCCCTATTATCATACCGGACATCAATGAGCTCTGGTAAGTCGGTTATTGAGCTTCTAACCATATCGGGCAGCCCGAGAAACTTCGGGCAGTAGACGGTACGTCCGTTGGTGCATACCACGCGCGGCAGAAAGATATAATCGATACCCCGCTCGATGAGGTCGACGACATGGCCGTGAAGTAGCTTCACCGGCATACATGCATCCGTAACGGCTGTTCGCACACCTGCATCGAGGATGCGTTTGGTCGTCGTCGATGATGTTACCACGGTGGCGCCAAGCTCGGTAAAAAAGCGTCTCCATAATGGAAAATATGAATAGTACAAAAGGGTTCGTGGAATGCCCACGGCGAAAGGTCGCTCGGCGTGGGCCCACGGTGACGTATTCAGCTTAATCAACCCGCCTTTCTTTCATTGTTAGTCTGTTTAATAGTGTATATACTGTGCCGCCAAATAATAGCGGTCGGCGTCAATCGGGTTGTTTCTTCGTCCGGCAATATAATCTCCCATATATAGTATACATAAAGAGTATGCCTGCGGTCGCTATCACAACGACTGTTGCACCAATTAAGCGACCAGAAGAACAATGATTGGTGTCAATAAAACTGTTTCCCCCTTAATAATTTCATGCGAATCCCCTTAAACTCATTATGGTCTGACCGCCAATCAAGCGTTGTAACACGCTGTATTACTTTGACGAGGGCTCGTACATGTTACTTATTGCTTTTGTTTGTGTACGCTTCCTTTAATAGTCGCTACTTGAAACAATGCCTCATGAGCGTATCAATTCGTATTTCAACATCAGGCAAATTGATCCCCATCGCAGGCCCCAACATCGGTGCCATGAGTATGGGCAAAAACGTGGCTCCCATAATATGGCTCACGATAATTGTAAGCTGTTCAGGGTCATTCTCACCGGTTATTTCTTGTATCGTGGCCTGTATCTTATTAAGACCCATCGCCTTAATGAATTGCACATACTGGTAATGCGTCTTGAAGGAAAGATTGCCCTGGAGAAATAGCCTTCGAATTAGCTCCGGGTATTGCTGAAGAGACAGGGCATATCTAGTTAAGAAGCGTTGCAGGCGCTCTTTTGGAGGAACCGTCGTTTCATCTAACAAATCGAAGCATTCGCGAAACGTATCCAATAAAGCCGCTACCGCCGCATTCAGAAGAATTTCCTTGGAACCGAAGTGGTAATTGATAAGAGCTACATTGATATTGGCTTTTGCTGCTATCTTGCGGATTGTGACTGCCTCAAACCCTTCGTCTTTAATCAAATCCAGTGTGATTTTAAGGATGGTATCTTTGGTCGATAACTTTTTCTCGGCAATCTGGTTCATTCTATATCTCCCACGCTAAGGCGATATGATTTATTTGGGAATATTAAACAGATTTAAACAGTGTTTAAATTATGATATCGCATATTCTCGTTTACAATCAAGGGGCAAAGATTGTGAGGCAGGATGAAGCCATTTCCCTTGTATCTTTGTGCGCTCTAAACAACATCACGTCGTCGGAAACCGGCCAACCCAGCGACGGCAAGTAGCACGAAGATTGTGAACATCCGGACCACAACAGCACCGACGGCGAGCCCAAAGACCGCCCATCGTTCGCCTGCGAAGGCGCGGGTGAGGCGCGACCAACCGATCGGAGATAACCAGGGCAGCATGATAGCCCACCACTCTTCCCTATATCATCGACAGCGCGTATCAGGAAAGACCGGCCGAGAGCGACTCCTGCAATTCCCTTCGCGGTGCCAGTGCTCCGCGATAACCGTGCAGCTAATACATTTTATCTGTCCAACTTGGTCTTATAGCCTATTGGCTCAAGCATAACAAGGATAAACCAGTAAAGAATTGTTATCACTTACCCACAACATGATGTTTAAGGGCGGTTTAAGATGCCCCTCTATCCTCGGAAGAATCTGCGACATGATACTTAAGTAAATATGCTTTTAGCCGATACTTTCTTTAATGACCTACGTTATAATATGAAGCGATTTTAAACCTTGTGGTTGCCAATTCCTACATGTTAGACAGTGCTTTCAAAAGCGACCCAGCAATAGGAGCCATATGCGTGGATATTAATCAGGAAAAAGAGCTGGTAAAACAGGCGCAAAAAAGTCCGGTTGCCTTCGGTCACCTCTACGACCAGTACTTCAAACAGATATTCAACTATGTCGTGCATAGAACAGGCGATATCGGAGTCGCTCAAGATATCACGTCCGAAACATTCTTCAAGGCATTGACGAACCTTTGGAGATTCCAGTGGCGAAACATCCCCTTCTCTGCCTGGCTATATAAGATCGCCACTAATGAAATTAGGCTTTACTACAGAAAAGGTCGCTACAACGCGGTCTCTTTAGATGAGCTTATTGAAACGGGAAATTCCGTACCCGCTTCAACCAATGATTTGGAGGCCGAGTATATCGAGGCTCAGGATGCCTTGCATAGGCACGAGGAATTTCTCTTTTATCGGCAAAAAATCAGCGAGCTACCAATCAACTACCAAGAAGTTATCGTTTTACGCTTTTTTGAAGAAAAACAAATTAAGGAAATAAGCCAAATCTTAGGTAAATCTGAAGGCACGGTTAAGTCATTGCTACACAGGGGCTTAGAAAAATTGAGAAAAAACCACCACCAAGAGCGCCAAACATGCAACCTTTTGGAAACAGAAGCATTATATGTACAAGAAGGTCGATAGCATGAAAAAAGATGAATTGATCGAAAAACTTGAAAGCCTTGAGCGCCCTGATCTTGAAATGCCGGTTCGTAAGCAACACTTAAAACAAGCGCTGCTTAATACCGGTCACTTCCAACCGGCGAAAGGCATGGGATTTTGGTCAGCGATTAAGGAATTTGGAGGTTTGATTTTTATGAAATCACATGCTTGGAAGATTGCTATGGCGCTTGTACCATTGTTTATTGTGGTTTTCGCATTTCAATCGTTCGCCGTTAGCGCCAAGCCAGCTGCCTATCTTACCCTGCAAGTCAACCCCGCTTTGCAGCTCGCACTCGATAAGGACAATAAGGTCGTAGGGCTAAAAGCCCTTAACAATGACGGCAAAACCATTATTGCCAGCGTCGATGTGCAGAATATGCCGGTAGAGCAAGCCCTGCAGGAAATCACCGGTAATATTATAGCCGGAGGTTTTGTTAAGAAAGATGCTGAGATAATAATCGCCCTACACCCTGCCCCGGGCGCTGACACGAAAGCTCTCGGCGGAATCGCCGAATCTGCCCGCAACCTGGTTAAAGACCGTCTTGCCAAGGATAAGTTGCAGGCGAGTGTAGAAAGCATCGTTGTGAGCGACGAGTTATATAGCGAGGCAAGCAAACAAGGAATTCTGCCAAAATCATATGCCAACCTGGTTAAGGCCAACGTATCTCGGGAGACGATTAACACATTATTCGGCCTAAGAAATGAGCCGGGTGTCTCTCAGACGGCATTCGATGAAGGGTTCGGAAGCGTTGCAGAATCTTTCATGCATATGGTAGAGGGCGGCATCAGCGAACAAGCAGCTATCACCGCACTCAAGGAGGCGCTAAAGGTCGACCCGAGTCTCGATCGAATCGATAAAGTTGCCGAGGCGCTTGTCGAACTCAAGAAGACCGGCCTTTCCGAGGCGGATGCATTGAACAAGGTAAAAGACGCCATCGCGACAAATCCAAAGCTCGATAACCTGGGAGCACAACTTGGCGTTAGTATAGATGGCGAATCTGACGGCAACAATAATAACAAGGACGAGGGAAACGCCGATAATGTTGACCAGAGCAACGCCGGCAATGTTGATGAAGGAAGCGTCTATAATGCCGAGATAAAGAGCGGCGACAACAACGGCCACAACAATAATGTAGACGAGAGCAGCGTATCGGACGGTGAGCACGGAAACAATCAAGATACGCATGCTACCAGCGGAATCAAGCACAGTGGCGACATGAGCCCTGCTCAAGGTGCCATAGTGAGCAAGCCGGATACTAGACAAAAATCGAATCAAGCGGATGGCAATCAAGAATCTGACGGATCTAATAACAACTAATTACAGTAAAGCGCACAATGGTTCGAGACATAAAAATATGGCCGGTGCCGTGTTGAGACGGCACCGGCTTACCTTTCTTCTTACAAGAAAAGCGGCACCAGCTCGCCTGATGTTGAGTTGACAAGACCTTTATCGGTAATCTTAAGTGAGGGTACGGTTGCCAGCGTTAAAAACGAAAGGGTCATAAACGGGTCGCTCAGCTGGGTGCCAAGATCGCGCGCGATTTTCTGCATGGCCTTGAGGTTGTCGTAAACCTCATCGCTCTCCCCTTCCGACATGAGGCCGGCTATGCGAAGTTGCAGTGTTGCCAGTATTGCGCCGTCGTTTACCGCAACCAAACCGCCTTGCATGTCGATAACGGCATTTACCGCGTTTGCCATATCTTCATCGTTAACCCCGGCAACTACTATATTAT contains:
- a CDS encoding phenylacetate--CoA ligase — protein: MIWNPEYECIDREKLQELQLKRLQTLVKWIYNEVPYHRERFVEAGVKPSDIKTLEDVAKLPFTTKNDLRDSYPFGMFAVPMENVVRVHSSSGTTGKPIVVGYTRGDMNTWSDLTARVAMAGGATSKDIAQMSFGYGLFTGGFGMHAGLERIGASVVPVSTGNTKRQLMLMEDFGTTVLVSTPSYALHIAEVGAEMGVDFSKLPLRVGLFGAERCTEKMRTEIESKMLISATDNYGLTEVMGPGVAGECERKNGMHINEDHFLVETIDPETGKPLPRGSVGELVFTTLTKEAFPVIRYRTRDLTRIIDEPCECGRTLARMEKIQGRTDDMLIIRGVNVFPSQIESVLYEIEGIDPHYLLIVDRKGAMDMMELMIEVSSDIFPGDWKGLEKFEKKVEEQLNTVLGLKVKVKLVEPKTIERTSGKAKRVIDKREL
- a CDS encoding SH3 domain-containing protein, translated to MKLLGNGSRIKNSEGKTLNRIVMQHLSAWVILLFVGAVIWQMASPVIPNQQAFYAGQESEATVTAIGQTPAASTETASAIGSTKKAQATKAAVKGTTITTVAGPKTTSKTAPAKGRVRIIVEALNIRVAPDITSQVIDSIGMGETVNVIGTSGNWLKVRTDTAVEGYISASMAEPVK
- a CDS encoding acyl-CoA dehydratase activase, which gives rise to MQAYLGIDVGSVSTNLAVINASGDVIDSIYIRTDGRPIQAVQDGMRELSGRLDSNITIEGVGATGSARQLAGIMVGADTVKNEITAHSVAALKIVPDAQTVLEIGGQDSKIIIIRDGVVIDFAMNTVCAAGTGSFLDHQASRLKIPIEQFGDIALRASHPVRIAGRCGVFAESDMIHKQQTGCALEDIIAGLCEALVRNYLNNVGRGKQVLGAVVFQGGVAANKGIKAAFEKALGQQVAVPPYFGVMGAIGAALLAQEEVEITGATAFKGFEVSELSFAASSFECGGCANRCEVIEMQSDNAILARWGDRCGKWSNSQASNSERQPKADECEPCLTGVLH
- a CDS encoding acyl-CoA dehydratase activase-related protein, with product MGIPRTLLYYSYFPLWRRFFTELGATVVTSSTTTKRILDAGVRTAVTDACMPVKLLHGHVVDLIERGIDYIFLPRVVCTNGRTVYCPKFLGLPDMVRSSITDLPELIDVRYDNRDNKRELKRVALEVGNRLSCNNRRVKQALEAALADHRRYSELLHAGVAPAAAIKVLANPERTTRNEPGIAGPAMDTDAYDLRFAVIGYPYEIYDPYISLDLLNKLRDMRVMPLTANTISKNDLQAQQQKLYKNMFWTYSEQAVLAAHHYFEYDDTVDGLIHVTAFSCGPDSIVNRVIGGIAKEHPSVPFMTLMIDEHTGEAGLMTRLEAFTDMVRRRQRVSEKKPSIDELITPRLRHAVRKGAATVATTN
- a CDS encoding helix-turn-helix domain-containing protein, with the translated sequence MNQIAEKKLSTKDTILKITLDLIKDEGFEAVTIRKIAAKANINVALINYHFGSKEILLNAAVAALLDTFRECFDLLDETTVPPKERLQRFLTRYALSLQQYPELIRRLFLQGNLSFKTHYQYVQFIKAMGLNKIQATIQEITGENDPEQLTIIVSHIMGATFLPILMAPMLGPAMGINLPDVEIRIDTLMRHCFK
- a CDS encoding RNA polymerase sigma factor, with the translated sequence MDINQEKELVKQAQKSPVAFGHLYDQYFKQIFNYVVHRTGDIGVAQDITSETFFKALTNLWRFQWRNIPFSAWLYKIATNEIRLYYRKGRYNAVSLDELIETGNSVPASTNDLEAEYIEAQDALHRHEEFLFYRQKISELPINYQEVIVLRFFEEKQIKEISQILGKSEGTVKSLLHRGLEKLRKNHHQERQTCNLLETEALYVQEGR